One window of the Tachypleus tridentatus isolate NWPU-2018 chromosome 10, ASM421037v1, whole genome shotgun sequence genome contains the following:
- the LOC143230265 gene encoding uncharacterized protein LOC143230265 isoform X1 has protein sequence MAGYDGNRYSMNLSVHLRRRSSDSKASFYMGFGRGIDSDLELLRTPSEHVDNVLEDSSQHCTASLFIETTARKQTYSAPLSLHHSTLQHRGPSQSCSKKKKMDLVNLGCENAFNEVSTNTSVEVGG, from the exons ATGGCTGGTTACGATGGTAACCGTTATAGTATGAACCTTAGCGTCCATTTGCGACGACGATCCAGCGATTCGAAAGCTTCTTTTTACATGGGATTTGGGCGAGGAATTGACTCAGATCTGGAATTGTTGAGGACGCCTAGCGAGCACGTCGACAATGTGCTCGAGGACTCTAGTCAACACTGTACCGCTTCGCTCTTTATTGAAACGACGGCACGAAAACAAACCTACAGCGCGCCACTATCATTACACCATTCTACCCTCCAACACAGAGGTCCTTCACAGTCGTGcagtaaaaa AAAGAAAATGGATTTGGTGAACTTAGGCTGTGAAAACGCTTTTAATGAGGTTTCAACAAACACATCAGTGGAGGTTGGAGGTTAG
- the LOC143230265 gene encoding uncharacterized protein LOC143230265 isoform X3 has translation MAGYDGNRYSMNLSVHLRRRSSDSKASFYMGFGRGIDSDLELLRTPSEHVDNVLEDSSQHCTASLFIETTARKQTYSAPLSLHHSTLQHRGPSQSCSKKSRLTLWKFLS, from the exons ATGGCTGGTTACGATGGTAACCGTTATAGTATGAACCTTAGCGTCCATTTGCGACGACGATCCAGCGATTCGAAAGCTTCTTTTTACATGGGATTTGGGCGAGGAATTGACTCAGATCTGGAATTGTTGAGGACGCCTAGCGAGCACGTCGACAATGTGCTCGAGGACTCTAGTCAACACTGTACCGCTTCGCTCTTTATTGAAACGACGGCACGAAAACAAACCTACAGCGCGCCACTATCATTACACCATTCTACCCTCCAACACAGAGGTCCTTCACAGTCGTGcagtaaaaa ATCCCGACTTACACTTTGGAAATTTCTCAGTTAG
- the LOC143230265 gene encoding uncharacterized protein LOC143230265 isoform X2 has product MAGYDGNRYSMNLSVHLRRRSSDSKASFYMGFGRGIDSDLELLRTPSEHVDNVLEDSSQHCTASLFIETTARKQTYSAPLSLHHSTLQHRGPSQSCSKKIKHKATQWAFCALFTHQGY; this is encoded by the exons ATGGCTGGTTACGATGGTAACCGTTATAGTATGAACCTTAGCGTCCATTTGCGACGACGATCCAGCGATTCGAAAGCTTCTTTTTACATGGGATTTGGGCGAGGAATTGACTCAGATCTGGAATTGTTGAGGACGCCTAGCGAGCACGTCGACAATGTGCTCGAGGACTCTAGTCAACACTGTACCGCTTCGCTCTTTATTGAAACGACGGCACGAAAACAAACCTACAGCGCGCCACTATCATTACACCATTCTACCCTCCAACACAGAGGTCCTTCACAGTCGTGcagtaaaaa aattaagcacaaagctacacaatgggctttctgtgctctctTTACCCACCAgggatattga